The stretch of DNA GGCTCTCCATCGATGAGCGCGATATTGCCGAGATGCAGGTCCGCATGGCAGCGTCGGACCAGTCCGCGTTCGGCCCGCATGTTCAGGCTGCGCGAGGCCGTCTCGAGCGCCAGCTCTGATCGTTCGACGAAGCGCCGGCGCATATCGGCGCTGACAAGATCCGGCGCCCGCTCAAAGGCCTGGCGCACCTGGGTCAGAATGGCGGCCATGCGCTCACGCCCGTCAGTTGTGTTGCAGATTGGAGCCGTCTGATGAGCCCGGGCGACGACCTGGGCGAGCCGTTGAGTCAGCTCAGCGGAAAGCCCGTGCTTTGCCGCGTAATTGGCAAGCAGATCCTCATTGGGAAAGCGGCGCATGTGGAGCGCCCACTCGACAGCCTCGCCCTCCCCGTCGATGGCGAGCGTGCCCTCTGCGCTGCGTGTGATCGGTACCACCCCGAGATAGAGCTGCGGAGCATGGGCCCGGTTCAGATCGAATTCCCGCTCAAGGACCCTTTGCCGGAGCGCCACCGTGGAGAAATCGAGGTAAGGCAATTTTACCGGACGCTTCAGCTTGTAGACATCCTGTCCGGCCAGGAACAGAATCGCTGCATGGGTGTCGATGCGCTCGACGGCAATGGGCTCCTGCCCATAGGCGTGATAATCCGCAAGAAAGCCGAGCACATCGTCAAAATTCTTGTGCTCGGCAATCGCCATCGGCCCCGTCCCTCGTCACCTCGACCCTTAGCAGGACGATACTCGCCAATCCGGTATTTCGCCATGATCATGTCGCAAGCGCTCCCATTTCCCACGTTGCTCAAGAATGCAAGTGATCGGAACTGATTCCTGTTTCCGGGCGTTTAGCTTCTGGGAGTGGTACGCGGACGGGAGTGCGCCTCGTCCAGCATTGCGGTCCCTCTTGCGTTTGCGCAGAGCGATGGTAGATCAATAGGGGTGCTCAATCTCCAAACGGCATCACAGTTTTAGCGTAAATTCATATTAGACGGCGCGAACTCCGGTCTTGGAGCCGGGTGCGCTGTTGTGCGTATAGTGGGGCGTTTACACATGGATCGTCGAGAGATCCTGAAATTCATTGGTGGTATTATTCTGGCCGGGGGACCGTTTTCGCCAGTTTCCGCGCAAGCACAGGCGCCGGAGGATATGCTCCGCGTTGGTGAACCAACGGGCTTTTCTCCGGGAAATGTTCGCGATCTTGCGCAGACACTCGCTCGCGAGCCCTTTAATCCCAGGGAGATTCAATTTCCTGAAAGCCTCTCTAATCTGACTTACGATCAGTATAGAGATATTAGATTCCGCCCCGAAGCGTCGATCTGGCGCGGCGACGGGCGCGGTTTCGCAGTTGACCTGCAGCATTCCGGGTCGATCTACAAGACCCCTGTCGACATTTACCTCGTCGAGAACGGCGAGGCGCGCCCCGTCCTTTATAATCCAAACCTTTTCACGTTCGGGCCGCGTGTGGCGCCGCCCCCGGAGGGAACTGAGCTTGCCTATTCCGGGTTTCGGCTGCGCCATCCTATGAATCGGCCGGACTATATGGATGAGTTTGCGGTCTTTCAGGGAGCGAGCTACTTTCGCGCGGTCGGACGCGGTCAGCTCTACGGCCTCTCTGCCCGTGGCCTTGCCTTGCGCACCGCCTCTCCTGAAGGAGAGGAGTTTCCGTTCTTCCGCGCGTTCTGGATAGAGCGGCCCGCGCCGGACGCGCGCGTGATTGTCGTCTATGCCTTGCTTGATTCTCAGAGCACCACCGGCGCTTACCGGTTTACGCTTCGCCCCGGCGACACCACTTTGATCGATGTCGAGTTCACCTTGTTCCCGCGCGTGGATCTCAACCATGTCGGTTTTGGTGCACTGACCAGCATGTTCCTATTCGATCCGACAAATCGCCACCGCTTCGACGACTTCCGCTCGGCGGTCCATGACAGCAATGGCCTCGCCATCTGGACTGGCAATGGCGAATGGCTCTGGCGGCCCCTCGCCAATCCGACCCTGCTGCAGATCAGCGCCTTCGTCGACAGCAATCCCAGAGGCTTTGGTCTGGTCCAGCGCCGGCGGGATTTCGACTATTACGAGGATACCGAGGCGCATTATGAGAAGCGCCCCACATGCTGGGTGGAGCCGGTCGGCGATTGGGGACGCGGACATGTGGAGCTGGTTGAGATTCCAACCGACCGGGAGACCAACGACAACATCGTGGCCTATTGGCGGCCTGCTCAGCCCATTCGTGCCAACGAGCCCTTCACGCTCACCTATAGACTTCACTGGGGCCCGGCCATTCCACGCGGTGAGCCGATTGCATCAGTCGAGTCCACGCGTATGGGCCTTAATTTTGCCCATGATAAGCGGCTATTCGTTCTGGATATCCTCAAGACGCCTGAGCTTGAAGGAGCCAAACCCGACATCAGCGCCAGTGGCGGGATCATTTCGAATATCGTCCCCCGCGATAATCCCGATGACAGGACTCACCGGGTAAGCTTTGAGCTTGATCCGGTCGATCGCGACCTCATAGAGTTGCGACTCCGGATGATGCGGGATGGACGATCGGTTGCGGAGACGTGGCTATACCGATGGACCAAATGACGAGGAATGCCGCGGCATTCGCCCAGCATCCGGATAATATGGACGATGTGCTCGTCCCGCCGGAGCGGCCTCTGCTCATGCCGGTGCAATCGCTCACCCGCTGGAATGCGCGGCAGGCACGCAAGCGCCCCGCTCCCGATGGCAAGACTGTGGCCTCTCGTATTTTTGTCGGTATGGCCACATTGCTCCTTACCGCCTTCGCAACCTATGAAATGATCAATGTGGTGGCCGTGTCGGAGGTGAGCTGGCTTCAGCTCGTCTTCGCGGGCCTGTTCGCCATCACCTTCCTATGGATCGCCCTGCCCTGCGCCAGCGCGGTGCTGGGCTTCATCCGCTTGGTCCGCAACACCGAGGCTGTACCGCCGCACCTCCCGCCGGGGCCGCTGGGCCGCAACGCCCTGGTGATGCCCGTCTATAACGAGGATCCCAGCCGCACTTGCCGGGCACTCGAGATCATGGGCCGCGATCTCGACGCGAATGGCGCATCCGACAGCTTCGAGATCTTCATCCTCAGCGATACGCGCGATGAAGAGATCGCGCATAAGGAGGAAGCGGCAGTCCGCGCGTTGAGAGCAGCGCTCGGGCCGGATCTCCACGTCTTCTATCGCCGCCGCGCCCAGAACACCGGGCGCAAGGCCGGCAATATCGCTGACTTCATCCGCCGCTGGGGCGCGCGCTACGATCACATGGTCGTCCTCGACGCCGATAGCATGATGACGGCGGAAACCCTGCTCTATCTTGCCCGCGCCATGTCGCTCGACCCCAATGCGGGCATTATTCAGACCGTGCCGATGCTGGCGGGCCGCAGCACGCTCTTTGCCCGGATGCAGCAATTCGCAACCCGCATCTATGGGCCGATCATCGCCGAGGGCCTTGCCGCATGGCATGGCCGCCAAAGCAATTTCTGGGGCCACAACGCGATCATCCGCACCCGGGCCTTCGCTGAAGCGGCGGGCATGCCGGAACTGCCCGGACGCAAGCCGTTCGGCGGACACATCATGAGCCATGATTTCGTCGAGGCGGCCTTGATGGTCCGCGCCGGCTGGTCGGTCTACATGGTTCCCGAGCTCAAGGGCTCCTACGAAGAATGCCCGCCCTCACTCATCGACCTCGCCGGACGCGACCGTCGTTGGGCACAAGGCAATCTCCAGCACATGAAGGTGATCGGCGCCAAAGGCCTCTGCAACATGAGCCGCATCCACCTGCTGGTGGGCATCATGTCTTACCTGGCCTCGCCCCTCTGGCTCGCGATGCTGACCATCGGCCTCGTGCTCGCAACCCAGGCGCATTTCACCCATCCGGATTATTTCCCGGAAGGCTTCAACCTGTTTCCGCGCTGGCCGGTCTTCGACAGCGAGCGGGCCCTGCAGCTCTTCGGCTTCACCATGGCCGTGTTGCTGTTTCCCAAGGTGCTTGGTGTCAGCGCCGTGCTCCTGAACCCCTCCGCGCGGCAGTCCTGCGGCGGTGGCCTTGCGGTTGTGCTGGGCATGATCGCCGAGACGCTGCTCTCGGCCCTCATTGCGCCAGTCATGATGCTGCTGCAGACGCGCTGGGTCGCCGAGATCGTCATGGGGCGCGACAGTGGCTGGAATGCTCAGCGGCGGGATGATGGCTCGCTGCCCTTCTCCACCATCTTCAGCAATCACTACGGCCAAATGCTGTTCGGTGCCGCCATGGCCGCGGCCGCCTACGCTGTTTCCCTCGACACATTCCTGTGGCTCGCCCCGGTCACGATAGGACTGGTCCTCGCGCCCTTCCTGTCGTGGCTCACTGCGCAAGTCTCGGCCGGTGTTGCGTTTCGGCGTGTCCGCCTCTTTCTGATTCCCGAAGAAGTCAGCAAGCCTGCACCGCAAATTTAAATCTGATGTCAAGTCCTTAAAGATGTCAGGTTGTTAATAATTTTAAAAAGCGTCTTTTCGACATCAAATTGGCATGATTAGCTTCCATCTTCGTCCATGGAGGCGAAGTCCATGACCAAGAAAAGAACGCTACAGATCGGCGTGACCAATGATCGGAGAAGCAAGGTTTTCATCTATCGGGTGAACTTTGCTGGCTATTATGGTCTCCAAGATAGAAAATTTGCCACTGTCCTAGAGGCCTGCGATGCCGCACTGGCCGCCATTGAAGGTGACGAGCAGGTTGCCGCCAAGATATGGGTCGACGGCATCCGGATGTTCGAGCAGGAAGAGATTTCAGATCTCAGGCGGCTCGTGCAGCGCTCAGCTGCCTAGCGCATTTTCGAGCGAATTGGACACCGGTTGGCGCGCCAAGAATGCGACCAAGCAAGATTTTTGCTTGGTCCGCGATAAGCGGAGCGCCCAGATCTGAGCTGCTAGGCCGATCTGTTCGCCGATCCCGCCCCGTCCCAATTGTTCTAATAGTCCCATTCCACGCCAACGCCGAGCTTGCTGGAGCCGTCGGATCCGACCTCGCCACGCAGCTGGATGCTTCTGGTGACGTTGAAATCCACAACCGCGCTCGACGTGCCGTCGGTGCTCTGCTTCACGCCCACATACACATTGTCGTTGACGTATTTGCCCGCGCTCACCGCGGCCGTGTTCTTTTCGCTATCCCCTGTCACCTCGAGCACGTCGACGCCGAGGCCCTTGCGCAGCTCATCCAGTAGGCCCGGTCCCCCACCGATGCCGCCGAGCTTCGCCACCTCCATCGACAATTGCCCGATCTGCAATGGCGAGAGCTGATCGAGCGGCTTGTCGAACAGCAAGCGTGCCAGCACCTGATCCTGCGGCAAAGGCGGAGTGGACTCGAACGAGAACCGCGGCGCGCTCGCCTTGCCGAGCACACGAACCACGGCCGTGATGTCGCTGGCCTTCGATTGAGCCGCGAAGTTGAGCTCAGGATCGAACGAGCCCAGGAAGTCGACGCGCCCTTCGGTGAAAGTCAGCCGCTTGCCAAGCACGCTGAGCGTACCCTGCCTCAGTTCGAAAGCGCCGATACCGACCGGCGCCGCCGCCGTTCCGGTGATCCGCACGGTGCCGCCCAGCACCACATCGAGCCCGCGGCCGCGAATGAAGACCTGATTGCCCGCATCAACCGTGACATCGAGCGTCAGCGGCAGACCGCCTGAGCTCTCATCCTGCGCCTTCTGCTTCTCGACCCGCGCCTGAATGTCGGCCGGCGCATTGACATGGGTCACCTTGAGATCCGCGATCGACTTCGGCAGCTGCTCTGGGATCGAGATATTCATCCGGCCGATATTGACGCGCCCCCCCAGCACCACCTTGCTCGCGAGCGCGCCCGTCAGCTTGAGATCAGCCCCGATCTCCCCATCCACCATCCGGCGATCATTGATTTTGAAGCCATCGGCGCGAATGCTGATATTGGCTGGCATGCCGGTCGCAGGATCGATGCTGATCGTTCCGCCCGCGCTGATCGTGCCGCCTGCCGATGATTTCGCCTGCGCCGTCTCCAGCACCACCTGCTTCCCATTGAGACGCGCCTGCAGCACGATATCAGTCAGCGTGATGCCAGTTCCCGGATCATTGAAGACGGCCCCCTTCGTGCCGATGGTCCCATTGATGATCGGACTTGCCGCCGGCCCCGCGAAGCGCACATCGACCAAGATATTGCCTTTGACCGTGGCTCCGCTCTGCACCAGCATCTGATTGAGCAGGCTTGCCGGGATGCCACCCGAAAGCTTCACCGCAAGGTCGCCCTGTCCCATCGGTGCGGAACCGCTTGCCCGCAGGTTGAGGTCACCTCCGGTAATGCTGCCATCCACCGAAACGCGATTGTTCTGCGTTGCGCCCTTGGCCTCGATTCTCAGCGGCGGCAGGCCTGCATCCCGCGTTTGCGCAAGCGCGGCATTGCGCCAGTCGAGCTGATAGGTGACGGATGGTGCCGAGGGTGCTCCTTTGATTGTGGCGCTGCCGCTGAGATTTCCAGCAAGGCCAAGATTGGGTGCTGCGATCGCCGCAAGTGACATCGGAACATTCTCGAGCACGGCCCGGAGGTCGAGCGCCTCCCCCGTCTTGCCCGCGAGCACGATGCGGCCTCCGCGTGAGGAGAGCACGGTCTCCGGCAGGCTGACACTGCCGCCGCGCACCGCGATATTCACTGGGCGCGCAAGAGTGAGCGCTTCGCCGCGCGCAGCAATGTTGAGTTTTTCGAGCCCGACATTGATCGCATCACCTGCCATGGCGATGGTCGCCACACTGGCAAGATCAGCCCCGGCGACGCTGGTGCGCAGATCAAGGCGCGTGCTCTCGCCGCTGGCTGTCGCATTCACAGTGACCGCGCCGATCTCGAGCGTGCCGGACTTGGTTCCGATAAGCCTTACGCTTCCCTGCGCAACTGGCGCCGACATCAGCCGGTCGACCCTCGCATCGACGGCAAGCGAGCCGATTTGCGTCGTATCGAACTTGAGGCCGCTGCCCGAGGCATTGATGCTGGCGACCACGTCACCCGCTTGCGGCGTGAATGCCACATTTCCCTTGAGTGAGCCCGCGAGCGGGATCCCGGCGAGCGCCTGGAAGGCCGAGAAATCATCCACATTGATCATGAGCGCGCCGTTCGGCGTGCCATCGGCGGCGACCTGAATACGGCCCGATGCCCGGGCAGCACCATAGACGAAACCGAGATTGTCTAGGCTGGTGACGCCATCCGCACCGCGCGCGATATCGGCTTGCGCATTGAGATCGCGTCCTTGAAACCGCGCCGCCACCGTAAGCCGCCCACCCGGCGCGGCAAGCGCGCCCTCGCCCGCAAACGTGATGCTCGGATTTTCGACAGGCTGCCCCTCCACGGTGAGGCCGCTCCCGGTCAGCTTCAGCGAATACCGCGCCTGTTCGGGGCTCCCCTGCGCATTGACCGCCAGATCGGCGCTACCGCCGAGCCGTGGATTGAGCAGGCCAAGATTCCCGATATGGCCTGTCGCCTTGAGATTGGTCCGGCTGTCATCCAGCACACCGTCTATTGCCGCCGACAATCCCTCGCCCTCGAGCCTCACCCCTTGAATGGTGATGCCGCCATTGGCTTGCTTGGCAGCCGATCCCGACAGCTTCACGATGCCCGGAACGCGCTGCTCGGTTCCATCTTCCGCCGTGACCGCAAGATCACGCATCGTGCCATCGAGGGTCATGGCAAACAGCAGGTCTTTGAAACTGACCCTGCCATTCGCTGAAAGGTTCGCTCCCCCTGAGAGCTGCATGCCGGCAAGGCCCGACAGCGCCGAGAGGTTCTGAACGGCCAGCGACGTCGTGCCATTCAACCCCTCGCCATTGATCGTGCCCACATAGCGAGCCACCCCGGTGCCCAGATTGAGCGCGGCCTCGTCTATCGCCACAACATCCGGGCTCACCCCGAAGCGGCCATCGAGTGTCACGGTCTCGCCGAGCACGCTTTGGAGAGCAGGATCGGCAAGCTTCGGATTTTTGGCGACGATCCTCAGCTTGCCGCGCAGCGCCGTCCAAAGCGAGGCAAGTGAAGCATCCTGGCGCGCGCCTGAGAATGTCGCGGTGATGCTCTCAACCTGACCCTCCGGGGCCGCGATTGCCTGCGCAACAAGATTGGCGGTGACGGGCTGCGGCCCCTCTGCGGCGCCAAGCTCGGCGGTGAGCTTCGCATTCTGCAGCACGAGCGGTGCGCCCGCCCCCAGGGGAAGACTGATCATGCCGCCTTCGGGATCGGCAACTTCGGCGGTGAGCTGTGCGCGGGAAACATTGAGATCGAGATCGCTCGTTCCGGTGAGTTGAAGCCGCGCCCGCCGCGAGGCGAGTTCCGCCCGCTGCAGCGAAAGCGTTCCGCTGGGCACCCAATCAACCTGCGCGATGAACTGGCTCTCGCCTGCGAAAAGCTCCTGCAGTGCTTGCGGCATCAGATATTCGAGACTGCCGCCGATCCCGGCGGTGAGGCGGCGGCCCGCCTCCGACCCTTGGATCTGGACGGACCCGGCGAGCAGCCGCTCGGCCCCTGCATCGAGCGAGAGATCTGCCCGCCAAGAATTGAGCGTTCCTGCCCCGACGATCCGGCCCGCGGTGGCTGGCGCATTCGGCACCCCCATGAGCTTGGCGATAATGCCGCCCTGAGGTTCGCTCAGCTGCGCATCCACGGTCATCGACTGGTCGAGATCGCGATAGCCGAATTTGGCTTCAAGATTGCCCCCGGCTCCATCCCGGCGATCGATGCGGAGCGTGCCCGACAAGCCCTCGCTGGGATTGGTGAGCGCGAGGCTGCCCGCCACCGCCAGCACAGCCGGGGCGCCGAGCACCGGTGCTTCGAGATCGACGCGACGCACCGCGAGCTCATCGAGCTTGATGCCGATGGGAGGCAGCCCGGATGATGAGATCTCCTCTTGTGGCTTGTCCCCCGAGACGGGCAAGCGCGAGACGACGATCTTCTCCGCTGACAGCCGCGAGACATCGACAGTGCCGAACAGGAGCGATAGCGGGTTCCAGCCCAGCGCGAGGTCATGAATGGCAAGCCAGGGACCTTGGCGATCCCGGACCACGATCTCAGTCACCTGCAGCTCGCCGAGGCCCGATCCCCCGACCTCCCCTACGGTCAGGCCGAAATTGTCGCTGGCGGCCAAGTCCTCGGCGAGGCCTGCGATAAAATTACGGCCGGAGTTGGTACCGACGAGCACGCTCACGCTCACCAGCGCAAGCAACAGCACGCCGCCAAGGCCAACCGCTCCCCACTTTACAAACTTGCGAATCATCAGAACGACTGACCTAAGCCAATATAGATGGCGAAATCTGGATCATCTTTGTCCGGATCGAGCGGCACTGCGACATCCAGCCGAATGGGACCGATCGCGGTGAAATAGCGCAGGCCTATGCCCGCGCCGATCTTGCTCACCGTATCGCCCCAGCCCGGCAGCGCACCGCTCGAGACCATTGCCATATCCACGAAGGGCACGATACCGATCGATTTTGTCACTTGTGCGCGCAGCTCGAAGGACGCTTCCGCAAGGCCGCGCCCACCAGTGATTTTGCCGTCACGGCGTGGAGAGACGTTTTGATAGGCATAGCCGCGCAGCGATCCGCCCCCGCCCGCATAGAAGCGCCGCTCCGGCGGCACCCCGGGCAGATCCGTGCCGAAGGTTGATCCCAACGCCACCCGCCCCGCGAGCACATACCGATTTTGAGCATCGATCGGGTAATAGGCGGTCGCATCCACGCGATTGATCGAGAAGGCATTGCCGCGATTGACATCGGCGAGCGGATTGACGGAGGCCACGACCCTGTAGCCCGAGGTCGGGTTCATCACGTCGTTGCGCTGGTCGTAGGAGATCGTGCCATTGAGGCCCGCCAGGCTGTAATCCCGCGAGCCGAATGCATCCTTCGCATGCGAGACCTGCCCTTCGGCACTCAGCGTGCCAACCAGCGTCTCATCGAACCGATGGGAAACGCCGACCCGCCCGCGGAATCCATAAGCGCGATAGCTGTCATTGTCCGGCTTCTCGTGGAACAGGCTGGCCGAGCTGATGAAATCCGTATTGATGCCAAAGGCGGCCGGCTTCACGAATTCCGCCTTGAGCTCATACTGATAGTCATCGAAATCGAGCGATGTGAGCTCGCTCACGGTGGCATCGATACGCAAGCGCTCGGCCTGCCCGAACAGGTTGCGATGCCCCCAATAGGCATTGATCTCCGCTCCATCCACGGTCGAGTAATTGGCCGATGCCCCGATGTAGCGAGGCTTGCGGTCCTCGAGTTGCACGATCAGCGGCAGTGAGCCGTCCGGGTTGAGCCTTTCCGCCTCGACCATCCGCACCTGGTTGAAGACTTCCAGCGCCCGCAGCCGGTCGCGCGCCTTGATCACGGCCTCGGGTGAATAGACATCGCCCGGGTTGATCTCGATGAGGCTGCGCACGAATTCTGGATCGACCCCTTCTGACCCCTCGACCGTGATCTCACCGAAATGGGCCTGTGGTCCCGGATCGATCGTGAGCGCCACATCCAGTGTGCGATTGGCATGGTCCGCGGTGACCTCGCTGCTGGTGATCTTGGCCAGCGGATGTCCCCGGCTGCGCCAGGCGTCCACCAGTTGCAGCTCGGCGGAAAGCACCAGCGACGAGCGAGCGACACGCCCGGGCCGCATTCCATAATCGCCCGGATCGCTGCTGACTTCGCCACCAGGCTGCTGGATCGTCACCCGGCCAAACCGGAATTGCGGTCCGGGACGCACCACCACCTCGATCTTCACCGGCGGGTGCGGCAGCCTGGGCAGGCTGCCGGGCGCCAGATCGGACAGACGCTGGCCGGCAATGGAGGCGTTCACACTGCCGCCGTAGAAGCCCAACGAATAAAGCGCCCCGATCAGCCGCTGCTCGTCAGCCCTCGCCCGTGACACCAGCGCGGCCACATCCTCAGGAGGTGTGTCGCTCTGATTTTCCAGCAAAGACGCCGCCTTGAGCTGGTCGAGCACCTCCTCATCCTCGGGCTCGACCTTGAACTCCACCTCATAGGGAATCGAGCCCTCGGGCGGCTCAGGCTCGAAGATCTTGAAACCGAAAATGTCGAGAGCCTGGGCGGACGGGGGATGTGACAGCACTGCGACGCTGGCAAGCAGGGCCAGCGCCCACTTCTTGACGAGCCTGCGCATTATCGGCCTGCCCCCGCAACGCGCTGGTCACCTCTGCCGGTCCTATCCCTTTCCGGGGCTTCAGACTGCCTCCGCAAAACAATATCCCCTCAAATCGAGATCATACGAACGTCTGGATTAAACGTTCGAGATGTAAGAATAACCTTAAGCTTCTATTTAACTTGTCCCATATTAACGCAGGTCGGGGCATAAATTAGACAGGCAGGCCTCTCCTGAGAGGGTGGCCGGCGCATTCGCAAAAATGTCCAGGAGTCGAGGACAATTCTGCCAATCCGGCGGCAACGCTCCTCCGCGGGCACTGCGTGGATGCCGTCACCCTAGCGGCCAATCACCCGCCACTCAATATTCTATTAACCATGATTAAAGGATGCATCACCGGCCCGCTGTGGCCCGCCCGCGCCATCCGGCAATAGACAGCACACTCACGGTGAACATCAGGTTGATCAAGCCGAAAACTAGGAACACCCCGTGAATGCTGATCCCTGCGCCGATCAGCGCCGCGGCGAGCCCTGTGGCAGCGGCCATGAACAGGGCATTCATGATATTCGCGGCCGCAATGATGCGGGATCGCAGCTCAGGCGGGCTTTCCGACTGCATCAGCGCATACAGCGGTACCACGAAGAGACCCCCGGCGATTGCCATGCCGGTGAGATCCGCCATGACCCGCCAGTGCTGAATGGTGCTGAGGAAATCCATGAAGCCCATAAGCCGCGTTTGAGGGCCGGCAGGCGGCAGGCCGGAGGATGCCCATACGAGGTCCAGCGCACATAAGGTGAGCGCAAGTCCCGCAAGCGGAGCAAGCCTAGCCGATATGGCCCCCCGCAGGAGCCTGTTGCACAGAAGCGATCCAATGGCGATACCGACGGTGAACGCCGCGATCAGCAGGTTGCTCACCGCTTCATCAGCCCCGAGCACCAGCCTGGTGAACGAGGGAAACTGCGCCAGGAACACCGCGCCGATCGCCCAGAACCACGATATGCACAACATCGCCTGCAGGATGACCCGGTCCCGGAAGGCATAGGCCAGCACGGCCTGCGTGGCGCTCAGCAGGTTCCAGTCTATTTTGAGATCGGGAGCAGGCGGCGGTGCCTTTGGAATCGCAAGCGCAACGAGATAGCCGGCGATCGCAGTGACGACCATGGTCGCCGCGACAATGGCAATGCCATGATTTGTCATGACCACCAATCCGCCGAACAGGAGACCAAGCAGGATCGCGAGAAAAGTCCCGGTTTCCACCATGGCATTCCCGCCGACCAGTTCCCGTTCATTGAGATGCTGCGGCAGAATTCCATATTTGATCGGGCCGAAGAAGGTGGCGAGCGTGCCGGACAGAAAGAGCACGGAAAGCATGAAGGCAGCATTCTCAGTGAAAAGGCTCGCGCCTGCCACAATCGCGAAACCGAGCTCCCCTAGCTTTATGGCGCGGACCAGACTGCCCTTGTCGTATTTGTCCGCAAGCTGCCCGGCAAGGGCCGAGAACAAAAAGAAAGGAGCAATGAATAGGGCCGCGGCAACCGTGACCAGAAGCGGCGCGTTGAGATCCTGCTTCACCGCCAGATGAAAGGTGATCAGGATTGCTATCGCGTTGCGGAGAACATTATCGTCGAACGCGCCCAACGCCTGAGTGATGAAGAGCGGCAGAAAGCGCCGTTTGGTCAAAAGTCCGAACTGGCTGTTTTCCATAACCCGCCCCCAAGCTCGATGATTCCTGCAGTCTGCGGCAAGGCGGCGGCCGGGGCAACTCGCCGTGCCTGTTAAGCAGCTCCAAGTACTATATGATTGCACCATAAGGATCAGCGACATGAACAGTGAGCCGCCCAAGGCGCCGAAGCATTTTACACTTTCGCCAGAAGCCCTTCGCTATCGTTGCGACCCGGCGCAGTTCACCTTCAAGACCACCGAAGAACTAGAGGCCGTCGAGGAGCTGATCGGTCAGGACCGAGCGCTTGAGGCGATCCGGTTCGGCACCAGCATCAATCGGCCGGGCTATAATCTCTACCTGCTCGGCGCCCATGGCTCGGGCCGCCACACCGCCATTCGCCGCCTGTTGCAGAAGAAGGCGGCCAATGAGCCCGTCCCCGATGACTGGGTCTATGTCGCCAATTTCCAGATCCCGACCAAGCCGCGGGCGATCCGGCTGCCGCCCGGCACCGCTCTGCGCTT from Rhodoligotrophos sp. CJ14 encodes:
- a CDS encoding glucan biosynthesis protein, which gives rise to MDRREILKFIGGIILAGGPFSPVSAQAQAPEDMLRVGEPTGFSPGNVRDLAQTLAREPFNPREIQFPESLSNLTYDQYRDIRFRPEASIWRGDGRGFAVDLQHSGSIYKTPVDIYLVENGEARPVLYNPNLFTFGPRVAPPPEGTELAYSGFRLRHPMNRPDYMDEFAVFQGASYFRAVGRGQLYGLSARGLALRTASPEGEEFPFFRAFWIERPAPDARVIVVYALLDSQSTTGAYRFTLRPGDTTLIDVEFTLFPRVDLNHVGFGALTSMFLFDPTNRHRFDDFRSAVHDSNGLAIWTGNGEWLWRPLANPTLLQISAFVDSNPRGFGLVQRRRDFDYYEDTEAHYEKRPTCWVEPVGDWGRGHVELVEIPTDRETNDNIVAYWRPAQPIRANEPFTLTYRLHWGPAIPRGEPIASVESTRMGLNFAHDKRLFVLDILKTPELEGAKPDISASGGIISNIVPRDNPDDRTHRVSFELDPVDRDLIELRLRMMRDGRSVAETWLYRWTK
- a CDS encoding translocation/assembly module TamB domain-containing protein, whose product is MIRKFVKWGAVGLGGVLLLALVSVSVLVGTNSGRNFIAGLAEDLAASDNFGLTVGEVGGSGLGELQVTEIVVRDRQGPWLAIHDLALGWNPLSLLFGTVDVSRLSAEKIVVSRLPVSGDKPQEEISSSGLPPIGIKLDELAVRRVDLEAPVLGAPAVLAVAGSLALTNPSEGLSGTLRIDRRDGAGGNLEAKFGYRDLDQSMTVDAQLSEPQGGIIAKLMGVPNAPATAGRIVGAGTLNSWRADLSLDAGAERLLAGSVQIQGSEAGRRLTAGIGGSLEYLMPQALQELFAGESQFIAQVDWVPSGTLSLQRAELASRRARLQLTGTSDLDLNVSRAQLTAEVADPEGGMISLPLGAGAPLVLQNAKLTAELGAAEGPQPVTANLVAQAIAAPEGQVESITATFSGARQDASLASLWTALRGKLRIVAKNPKLADPALQSVLGETVTLDGRFGVSPDVVAIDEAALNLGTGVARYVGTINGEGLNGTTSLAVQNLSALSGLAGMQLSGGANLSANGRVSFKDLLFAMTLDGTMRDLAVTAEDGTEQRVPGIVKLSGSAAKQANGGITIQGVRLEGEGLSAAIDGVLDDSRTNLKATGHIGNLGLLNPRLGGSADLAVNAQGSPEQARYSLKLTGSGLTVEGQPVENPSITFAGEGALAAPGGRLTVAARFQGRDLNAQADIARGADGVTSLDNLGFVYGAARASGRIQVAADGTPNGALMINVDDFSAFQALAGIPLAGSLKGNVAFTPQAGDVVASINASGSGLKFDTTQIGSLAVDARVDRLMSAPVAQGSVRLIGTKSGTLEIGAVTVNATASGESTRLDLRTSVAGADLASVATIAMAGDAINVGLEKLNIAARGEALTLARPVNIAVRGGSVSLPETVLSSRGGRIVLAGKTGEALDLRAVLENVPMSLAAIAAPNLGLAGNLSGSATIKGAPSAPSVTYQLDWRNAALAQTRDAGLPPLRIEAKGATQNNRVSVDGSITGGDLNLRASGSAPMGQGDLAVKLSGGIPASLLNQMLVQSGATVKGNILVDVRFAGPAASPIINGTIGTKGAVFNDPGTGITLTDIVLQARLNGKQVVLETAQAKSSAGGTISAGGTISIDPATGMPANISIRADGFKINDRRMVDGEIGADLKLTGALASKVVLGGRVNIGRMNISIPEQLPKSIADLKVTHVNAPADIQARVEKQKAQDESSGGLPLTLDVTVDAGNQVFIRGRGLDVVLGGTVRITGTAAAPVGIGAFELRQGTLSVLGKRLTFTEGRVDFLGSFDPELNFAAQSKASDITAVVRVLGKASAPRFSFESTPPLPQDQVLARLLFDKPLDQLSPLQIGQLSMEVAKLGGIGGGPGLLDELRKGLGVDVLEVTGDSEKNTAAVSAGKYVNDNVYVGVKQSTDGTSSAVVDFNVTRSIQLRGEVGSDGSSKLGVGVEWDY
- the mdoH gene encoding glucans biosynthesis glucosyltransferase MdoH; amino-acid sequence: MTRNAAAFAQHPDNMDDVLVPPERPLLMPVQSLTRWNARQARKRPAPDGKTVASRIFVGMATLLLTAFATYEMINVVAVSEVSWLQLVFAGLFAITFLWIALPCASAVLGFIRLVRNTEAVPPHLPPGPLGRNALVMPVYNEDPSRTCRALEIMGRDLDANGASDSFEIFILSDTRDEEIAHKEEAAVRALRAALGPDLHVFYRRRAQNTGRKAGNIADFIRRWGARYDHMVVLDADSMMTAETLLYLARAMSLDPNAGIIQTVPMLAGRSTLFARMQQFATRIYGPIIAEGLAAWHGRQSNFWGHNAIIRTRAFAEAAGMPELPGRKPFGGHIMSHDFVEAALMVRAGWSVYMVPELKGSYEECPPSLIDLAGRDRRWAQGNLQHMKVIGAKGLCNMSRIHLLVGIMSYLASPLWLAMLTIGLVLATQAHFTHPDYFPEGFNLFPRWPVFDSERALQLFGFTMAVLLFPKVLGVSAVLLNPSARQSCGGGLAVVLGMIAETLLSALIAPVMMLLQTRWVAEIVMGRDSGWNAQRRDDGSLPFSTIFSNHYGQMLFGAAMAAAAYAVSLDTFLWLAPVTIGLVLAPFLSWLTAQVSAGVAFRRVRLFLIPEEVSKPAPQI